From the genome of Vanessa tameamea isolate UH-Manoa-2023 chromosome 16, ilVanTame1 primary haplotype, whole genome shotgun sequence, one region includes:
- the Cc2d2a gene encoding coiled-coil and C2 domain-containing protein 2A, with product MSLVANSNITKQKLLKECLAQEQEIQIHVLRAFNLTDRSASLLTEEINDEDNIAGFKVRPLRPFVSLSYRGVSAQTSTAIGCHPTWNYTVKLKAKFEPLSSIHINIYDECKDNVTETYSEDKSTQSTVHYRKTNKWLGAISVPLHTVLNLGSVCGTFKINTPPMEFGYESMSSKDDQALVPEVMQLMRQDTSLLAIQITTTLSHLGGCQTYCQPVPTHPQDDFIIQHLNKFVTDYVNDYPTRNISLTFIDSGGRNKCVAEFLQSVPIPVYEPSDPKKAESALSKSSGHSKSSSSKSSGFEAWRNEGNELAKSIDAAVRYVSLIPTYDVSESHVVTLMGVELLKVLYGSPLDHTILLASYFINLGIKCWVVIGFGLPRGQSSYVLVKYLKNKVLTVNDQIKTGGIFKKTDGYIWYIYDAASGERFELREIGCPLKIVSYVFDSENIWVNTQVSQACERMSFDFSISSDWQNVFNKPLFVTRPITIDSLYSKPGDVENLRLNLETKIKTKIQKWRSHIKTIWNRYCSSLLKEMLPHYEYWAFNPLEARPTLGNRLKQLTATYKIFGFPLNMPYINAKLIISSVKSTSIHVNDDPNVEFGLAVEVYAYPNNVLSVWVFLACITRI from the exons GGCCGTTTGTAAGCTTAAGTTATCGTGGCGTGTCTGCTCAAACGTCGACGGCTATTGGTTGCCACCCAACCTGGAATTACACTGTTAAACTTAAAGCTAA ATTTGAACCACTATCGTCTAtccatataaacatatatgatGAATGCAAAGACAATGTAACTGAAACGTATTCCGAAGATAAATCCACACAAAGTACAGTTCATTATAGAAAAACTAACAAATGGCTAGGAGCGATAAGCGTCCCTCTGCATACTGTCCTAAATTTAGGCAGT GTATGTggaacgtttaaaataaacacgcCACCTATGGAATTTGGTTACGAAAGTATGTCATCAAAAGATGACCAAGCTCTCGTTCCAGAAGTAATGCAGCTTATGAGACAAGATACGTCACTTTTAGCTATTCAAATTACGACCACTCTTTCTCATTTGGGGGGGTGCCAAACGTATTGTCAGCCAGTACCAACTCATCCTCAAGATGACTTTATTATACAACACTTGAATAAATTCGTCACTGACTATGTCAATGATTATCCGACGAGAAATATTTCGTTAACATTCATAGACAGTGGTGGTAGAAATAAGTGTGTTGCAGAGTTTCTCCAATCTGTACCCATACCTGTTTACGAACCATCAGACCCCAAAAAGGCTGAATCAGCACTATCAAAAAGTTCAGGTCATTCGAAGAGTTCCTCTTCAAAGAGCAGTGGCTTCGAAGCTTGGAGGAATGAAGGAAACGAACTAGCGAAGAGTATAGATGCAGCAGTAAGATATGTCTCGCTAATACCAACGTATGATGTCTCGGAATCTCACGTTGTCACGTTAATGGGAGTG gaATTGTTAAAAGTTCTGTACGGTTCTCCATTGGACCACACCATTCTATTAGCGAGCTACTTTATTAATTTGGGAATTAAATGTTGGGTCGTCATTGGTTTTGGTTTACCTCGCGGTCAAAGCAGTTATGTTCTGGTCAAGTACTTGAAAAATAAAGTGCTCACAGTTAACGACCAGATAAAAACTggtggaatatttaaaaaaactgacggatatatttggtatatatatgaTGCGGCATCAGGTGAAAGATTTGAATTGAGAGAAATTGGATGTCCCCTGAAAATTGTCAGTTACGTTTTTGATagtgaaaat atttggGTAAATACGCAAGTATCACAAGCCTGTGAGAGAATGTCGTTTGATTTTTCTATTTCATCAGATTGGCAGAat GTATTTAACAAACCTCTATTTGTAACAAGACCGATAACAATTGACAGTTTGTACAGCAAACCGGGCGATGTGGAAAATCTACGattaaatttagaaacaaaGATTAAGACTAAAATACAGAAGTGGCGGTCACACATTAAAACGATATGGAACAG ATATTGCAGTAGTCTGTTAAAAGAAATGCTTCCTCATTACGAGTATTGGGCTTTTAATCCATTGGAAGCTCGACCTACCCTTGGAAATAGACTGAAACAACTAACAGCTACTTACAAA ATCTTCGGATTCCCGCTCAACATGCCGTATATAAACGCAAAGCTTATTATCTCCAGCGTTAAATCTACATCAATACACGTAAACGACGATCCTAATGTCGAGTTTGGCCTCGCCGTCGAGGTATACGCGTACCCTAATAATGTTTTAAGCGTATGGGTATTTTTAGCTTGTATCACaagaatataa